A single window of Pungitius pungitius chromosome 20, fPunPun2.1, whole genome shotgun sequence DNA harbors:
- the prep gene encoding prolyl endopeptidase, whose amino-acid sequence MLCSIQRVISKAPLQSLRQLVWCRHSRKLSSKMSFQYPQAYRDDAVVDGYHGCKVPDPYSWLEDPDSEKTQAFVTAQNQLTSPFLERCEVRDLFKERMTELYDYPKYSCPFKRGDRYFHFYNTGLQNQSVMYVQESLEAEPKVFLDPNTFSDDGTVALRGYAFSEDGEYLAYGTSASGSDWVEIRFLQVEDAKPLEDRLERVKFSCMSWTHDGKGLFYNSYPKQEGKSDGTETSTNLHQKLYFHVLGTPQSEDVLCAEFPDHPKWMAGAEVSDDGRYLLLSIREGCDPVNRLWYCDRKTTPQGITGLLPWVKLIDNFDAEYEYVTNEGTLFTFKTNLDAPRYRLINIDFASPAQSNWKELIPQHEKDVIVFATCTYSSYLFVCFLHDVKNVLKMYRLSSGEELRTFPLDVGSVVGFTGRKRDSEIFYYFTSFLSPAIIYHCDLTQEPLQPHIFREVTVKGFSPSDYQTTQVFYSSKDGTQIPMFIVHKKGIKLDGSHPGFLYGYGGFNISITPSYSVSRLIFVRHLGGVLAVANIRGGGEYGETWHKAGMLANKQNCFTDFQCAAEYLVKEGYTSPSKLTINGGSNGGLLVAACVNQRPELFGCAVAQVGVMDMLKFHKFTIGHAWTTDFGCAEDKEQFECLIKYSPLHNIRVPEGNGVQYPAVLLLTGDHDDRVVPLHSLKYIATLQHIVGRDPKQTNPLFILVDTKSGHGAGKPTSKVIQEVADTYAFIARCLNISWVK is encoded by the exons ATGTTGTGTAGCATCCAAAGGGTCATTTCAAAAGCGCCATTACAGTCTCTGAGGCAGCTCGTTTGGTGCCGTCATTCCCGAAAACTGTCCTCCAAAATGTCTTTTCAGTACCCGCAGGCTTACCGTGACGATGCTGTC GTGGATGGGTACCATGGCTGCAAAGTACCAGATCCGTACAGCTGGCTGGAGGACCCGGACAGTGAAAAGACACAG GCGTTTGTCACCGCTCAGAACCAGTTGACGTCGCCCTTCCTGGAGCGCTGCGAGGTGCGAGACCTGTTCAAGGAGCGGATGACTGAGCTGTACGACTACCCCAAGTACAGCTGTCCCTTCAAAAGAGGCGACAG GTACTTTCACTTCTACAACACGGGCCTCCAAAACCAGAGTGTGATGTACGTGCAGGAGAGCCTGGAGGCTGAGCCCAAAGTCTTCTTGGATCCAAACACGTTCTCTGACGATGGAACCGTTGCCCTGCGAG GATACGCCTTCTCTGAGGACGGCGAGTACCTTGCTTATGGCACAAGCGCCAGTGGGTCGGACTGGGTGGAGATCCGCTTCCTGCAGGTGGAAGACGCCAAGCCTCTGGAGGACCGGCTGGAGCGGGTCAAGTTTAGCTGCATGTCCTGGACTCATGACGGGAAGGGACTTTTCTACAACTCGTACCCAAAGCAGGAGGGCAAGAGCGACG GCACCGAGACCTCCACCAACCTGCATCAGAAGCTATACTTCCATGTTTTGGGGACTCCGCAGTCCGAAGACGTGCTCTGTGCAGAATTCCCTGACCACCCCAAATGGATGGCTGGAGCTGAG gtatCAGACGATGGACGGTACCTGCTGCTGTCGATCAGGGAAGGTTGTGATCCGGTTAACAGACTGTGGTATTGTGACCGTAAAACCACTCCGCAGGGTATTACAG GACTCTTGCCGTGGGTGAAGCTCATCGATAACTTTGACGCCGAGTACGAGTATGTCACCAATGAGGGCACGTTGTTCACGTTCAAGACCAACCTGGACGCGCCGCGTTACCGCCTCATCAACATCGACTTTGCCTCTCCGGCTCAGAGCAACTGGAAGGAGCTCATCCCTCAACACGAGAAGGACGTCATTG TGTTCGCCACCTGCACGTACTCCAGctacctgtttgtgtgtttcctccaCGACGTGAAGAACGTGTTGAAAATGTACCGACTGAGCTCGGGGGAGGAGCTGAGGACCTTCCCTCTGGACGTCGGCTCCGTTGTGGGTTTCACAGGCAGGAAGAGGGACTCTGAGATCTTTTACTACttcacctccttcctctccccag CCATCATTTACCACTGCGACCTGACTCAGGAGCCGCTGCAGCCCCACATCTTCAGAGAGGTCACAGTCAAAGGCTTCAGCCCCTCGGACTACCAGACCACACAG GTCTTCTATTCCTCCAAGGACGGCACTCAGATCCCCATGTTCATCGTTCACAAGAAGGGCATCAAATTGGACGGCTCCCACCCCGGTTTCCTGTACGGCTACGGTGGTTTTAACATCTCCATCACGCCGAGCTACAGCGTCTCCCGACTCATCTTTGTTCGACATCTGGGAGGAGTCCTGGCCGTTGCCAACATTCGAGGGGGAGGGGAGTACGGGGAGACCTGGCACAAAG CCGGCATGCTGGCCAACAAGCAGAACTGCTTCACAGACTTCCAGTGTGCGGCCGAATACCTCGTCAAAGAGGGCTACACGTCTCCCTCCAAGCTGACTATAAACGGCGGCTCCAACGGGGGCCTGCTCGTGG cgGCCTGCGTCAACCAGCGGCCGGAGCTGTTCGGCTGCGCCGTCGCTCAGGTCGGCGTCATGGACATGCTGAAGTTCCACAAGTTCACCATCGGCCACGCCTGGACCACCGACTTTGGCTGCGCCGAAGACAAGGAGCAGTTTGAGTGTCTCATCAA GTACTCCCCGCTCCACAACATCCGCGTCCCAGAAGGCAACGGGGTCCAGTACCCGGCGGTGCTCCTGCTGACGGGGGACCACGACGATCGCGTGGTGCCCCTCCACTCGCTCAAATACATCGCCACCCTGCAGCACATCGTGGGCCGCGACCCCAAGCAGACGAACCCTCTGTTCATCCTCGTGGACACAAAGTCGGGCCACGGCGCCGGCAAGCCCACCAGCAAGGTCATCCAGGAGGTGGCGGACACCTACGCCTTCATCGCCCGCTGTCTCAACATCTCCTGGGTCAAATAA